One region of Brachyspira hampsonii genomic DNA includes:
- a CDS encoding tape measure protein, protein MAVSSNVFNVAVVLSFIDRFTRPMTRMTSGMSKLQQQLYYADRYMQDAFVKGTIAAVGMTAAINKMVDAYKCLETASVNMTTALKGNIEAADELIEKIRNMAENSPLTAEPLVNSANILLSYGVQKDDIMDTLKRLGDFSKGKDDVLESLVMGYGRIIAEDRVTREHLDRFTFKGGIDMYGALAKAMNMDKKQLAKEMQAGNVRAENLIEAVRILTDQGGQFYDAMNKLNDTLEGQTQQFLEKLDRVFGAFGGVFAPFFKEALKTVINPMLTDTRKIIERYLSPTKIEYINGKTNKGLKTNEVTKVIWDSETTVNIWTALKKVLDALKPDLTFLTQVMENLKNGTSLFYVFVDILVSFINGLKAAFKVFTVILNVLRPFRNIIGFLAGAFVFVAPFLFVLTKLASLTLFWFSILKNGIGTFIKFKSFFSNMIFYFKYGIYNLKLLIPQITAFFTSIKTAVAGLAGTALGTVAIIGIIIAAVIGLSLIFGQLYKRFEWFRKIADGFTGFFYKIADKLKSMGGIFEFFGRRIEDFTNILRAFFQGDLFSLLLSILKMAADAILNVFILILGGANWLLNTIYNLLGNFAPDWLGSLAEKSNLILNGLRGVSDNMQKMLDDNAKAKGENIKENAKVNGENTSINIENNNNITTKDPDTTAETETFFYTEINPLPNGAY, encoded by the coding sequence ATGGCGGTGTCAAGCAATGTATTTAATGTAGCAGTAGTATTGTCTTTTATAGACAGATTTACAAGACCTATGACTCGTATGACTTCTGGTATGAGTAAACTTCAGCAGCAGTTATATTATGCAGATAGGTATATGCAGGATGCTTTTGTAAAAGGAACTATAGCCGCTGTTGGTATGACGGCAGCTATTAATAAAATGGTAGATGCATATAAATGTCTTGAAACAGCTAGTGTAAATATGACTACAGCACTTAAAGGCAATATAGAAGCAGCTGATGAACTTATAGAGAAAATAAGAAATATGGCAGAAAACTCACCTCTTACAGCCGAGCCTTTGGTAAACTCTGCTAATATACTTTTAAGCTATGGTGTTCAGAAAGATGATATTATGGACACATTAAAAAGACTTGGAGATTTCTCTAAGGGTAAAGACGATGTACTTGAAAGTTTGGTTATGGGATATGGCAGGATAATTGCAGAAGACAGGGTAACTAGAGAGCATTTAGACAGATTTACTTTTAAAGGCGGAATAGATATGTACGGTGCTTTGGCTAAAGCTATGAATATGGATAAAAAGCAGTTAGCTAAAGAAATGCAGGCTGGAAATGTAAGGGCTGAAAATCTTATAGAAGCAGTACGCATTCTTACAGATCAAGGCGGACAGTTTTATGATGCTATGAATAAACTTAATGATACTTTAGAAGGACAAACTCAGCAGTTTTTAGAAAAATTAGACAGAGTTTTCGGAGCATTCGGCGGAGTATTTGCTCCTTTCTTTAAAGAAGCATTAAAGACTGTAATTAATCCTATGCTTACAGATACCAGAAAAATTATTGAACGGTATTTATCACCCACAAAAATAGAATATATAAATGGAAAAACTAATAAAGGCTTAAAAACTAATGAAGTTACAAAAGTAATATGGGATAGTGAAACAACAGTTAATATATGGACAGCTTTAAAAAAAGTATTGGATGCATTAAAACCTGATTTAACTTTTCTTACACAGGTAATGGAAAACTTAAAAAACGGCACATCATTATTTTATGTATTTGTAGATATATTAGTTTCTTTTATAAACGGCTTGAAAGCAGCTTTTAAAGTGTTTACTGTAATACTTAATGTATTAAGACCATTTAGAAATATAATAGGTTTTTTAGCAGGTGCTTTTGTATTTGTTGCTCCTTTCTTATTTGTATTAACAAAATTAGCTTCATTAACTTTATTTTGGTTTTCCATACTAAAAAATGGAATAGGAACTTTTATAAAATTTAAAAGTTTTTTCTCTAATATGATTTTTTATTTTAAATACGGAATATATAATCTTAAATTGCTAATTCCTCAAATTACAGCATTTTTTACTTCAATAAAAACAGCTGTCGCTGGATTAGCTGGAACGGCTTTAGGTACTGTAGCTATTATAGGAATTATCATTGCTGCTGTTATAGGGCTTTCTTTAATATTTGGGCAGTTATATAAAAGATTTGAATGGTTTAGAAAAATAGCAGACGGCTTTACAGGATTCTTTTATAAAATAGCTGATAAATTAAAGAGTATGGGCGGAATATTTGAATTTTTTGGAAGAAGAATAGAAGATTTTACTAATATATTGAGGGCATTTTTTCAAGGGGATTTATTTAGTTTATTATTATCCATATTAAAAATGGCAGCTGATGCTATTTTAAATGTATTTATATTAATATTAGGCGGTGCTAATTGGTTATTAAATACAATATATAATTTACTTGGAAATTTTGCTCCTGATTGGCTTGGAAGTTTAGCAGAAAAATCTAATTTAATTCTTAATGGACTTAGAGGTGTTTCTGATAATATGCAGAAAATGCTTGATGATAATGCTAAAGCTAAAGGCGAGAACATAAAAGAAAATGCTAAAGTAAATGGAGAAAATACAAGTATCAATATAGAAAATAATAATAATATCACAACCAAAGATCCTGATACAACAGCTGAAACTGAAACATTTTTTTATACAGAAATAAATCCTTTGCCTAATGGTGCTTATTAA
- a CDS encoding phage GP46 family protein, with product MDFGDIVLKITEDGSDIVLSGNSSIELDPTLNMSLMVTLFSNKEWFGNCLADEDDKIGSDIEAIKEVSIIGRKKLEDEIQSSLQYLVNENKAKDVNVNVQIIGDGKKENKRYDTNITITEPDGTEKNIYWKYAV from the coding sequence ATGGATTTTGGAGATATTGTTCTTAAAATTACCGAAGACGGCTCGGATATAGTATTAAGCGGAAATTCCTCAATAGAATTAGACCCTACTCTTAATATGTCATTAATGGTAACTTTATTTTCTAATAAGGAGTGGTTCGGAAACTGTTTGGCTGATGAAGATGATAAAATAGGAAGCGATATAGAGGCAATAAAAGAAGTATCTATAATAGGAAGAAAAAAATTAGAAGATGAAATACAGTCATCGCTTCAATATCTTGTAAATGAAAATAAGGCAAAAGATGTAAATGTTAATGTACAGATAATTGGAGATGGTAAAAAAGAAAATAAAAGATATGACACAAATATAACGATTACAGAGCCTGACGGCACAGAAAAAAATATTTATTGGAAATATGCAGTATGA
- a CDS encoding baseplate J/gp47 family protein: MNQIPTIKEIRDNILSDIKTKIYSDKAESIMLERSVWYVLATAFAAVLRSCYEFARYIKRQIFTSTADEESLELRGQQYGIYRKKGENTVLSVKVTGDAFAEIPENSQLMHDDYIYLTKSKTKLDIAGEGKAEIVSTIIGNDTILPVGESLTFISPISNIDSNAVVSEIIKEGEDEEAIETLRNRIQVFERTRPQGGAVPDFILWTTEVAEISGAMILRATQDDRVVTVYPIADESTGSRIPDEKKLKEVLDYVSDDVRCPPCLVRVEAPRELIIDVTVRNLSPLNEASKTRLESAWDNFLKTKKPKQYTNDNDVDNLIDKATLISTALLNDIKTLDIDSVSIVDEPSISVPYILKIGELAKLGTVTYV, encoded by the coding sequence ATGAATCAAATACCTACTATTAAAGAGATAAGAGATAATATTTTATCTGATATTAAAACTAAAATTTATTCAGATAAAGCTGAAAGTATTATGCTTGAAAGAAGTGTATGGTATGTTTTAGCTACTGCTTTTGCTGCTGTATTAAGAAGCTGTTATGAATTTGCTAGATACATAAAAAGACAAATATTTACTTCTACAGCCGATGAAGAAAGTCTTGAGCTTAGAGGTCAGCAGTATGGTATATATAGAAAAAAAGGAGAAAACACAGTACTTTCTGTAAAAGTTACAGGCGATGCTTTTGCTGAAATACCAGAGAACTCACAGCTTATGCATGATGATTATATATATCTTACTAAAAGCAAAACTAAATTAGATATAGCAGGCGAAGGAAAAGCAGAAATAGTTTCTACTATAATAGGAAATGATACTATACTTCCAGTAGGTGAAAGTCTTACATTTATAAGCCCTATATCTAATATTGATTCTAATGCTGTTGTATCGGAAATTATAAAAGAAGGAGAAGATGAAGAAGCTATAGAAACTTTAAGAAACAGAATACAAGTGTTTGAAAGAACAAGACCTCAAGGCGGTGCTGTGCCAGACTTTATACTTTGGACAACTGAAGTAGCTGAAATATCAGGGGCTATGATTTTAAGAGCTACTCAAGATGACAGAGTGGTTACTGTATATCCTATTGCTGATGAAAGTACAGGAAGCAGAATACCAGATGAAAAGAAATTAAAAGAAGTATTGGATTATGTTTCTGATGATGTAAGATGTCCGCCTTGTTTAGTAAGGGTGGAAGCACCTAGAGAATTAATTATTGATGTAACAGTGAGAAACTTATCGCCTTTAAATGAGGCTTCAAAAACTAGACTTGAAAGTGCTTGGGATAATTTTTTGAAAACTAAAAAGCCTAAACAGTATACTAATGATAATGATGTGGATAATTTAATAGATAAAGCAACTTTAATATCTACAGCTTTGCTTAATGATATTAAAACTTTGGATATAGATAGTGTGAGTATAGTAGATGAGCCAAGCATATCTGTGCCTTATATATTAAAAATCGGAGAGCTTGCTAAATTAGGAACTGTAACTTATGTATAA
- a CDS encoding DUF2313 domain-containing protein, with amino-acid sequence MYKDFFYKLFMSLLPVGRLWQFGIKIQKVINILANEVSKLKEYINDISKESIPYTAYDTIEEWLKQYGLKNTGDQKANKNLIYIYANAVGGSSIYYLENILAKMYPDIDISFNDIKTKVTLDGELYTKIEQDDLIDFVEKIFPAYIVIVYFIDVK; translated from the coding sequence ATGTATAAAGACTTTTTCTACAAACTATTTATGTCTTTGCTGCCTGTGGGCAGATTATGGCAGTTTGGTATTAAAATACAAAAAGTTATAAATATACTAGCTAATGAGGTGTCAAAATTAAAAGAATATATTAATGATATTTCTAAGGAGAGTATACCTTATACGGCTTATGATACAATAGAAGAATGGCTTAAACAATACGGACTTAAAAATACAGGTGATCAAAAAGCTAATAAAAATCTAATATATATTTATGCTAATGCGGTTGGCGGAAGCAGTATTTATTATTTAGAGAATATACTTGCTAAAATGTACCCTGATATAGATATTAGTTTTAATGATATAAAAACTAAAGTAACTCTTGACGGAGAGCTTTATACTAAAATAGAGCAGGATGATTTAATAGACTTTGTAGAAAAAATATTTCCTGCTTATATAGTAATCGTTTATTTTATAGATGTAAAGTAG
- a CDS encoding gp58-like family protein, translating to MKLNDPTVSGSAGDGTFIDKDDRNGITGTLIKPKVFNQLIYETNALIKEGGLIPSNKDLTQIYTAIRNLYTNADNELKNYLDNKISIESSKITEEIKERKEADSNLQNQINTSNLKISQEITDRKNADSNLQSLINTANSKITQEITNRKNAISNVENQIRNINMIIDETSSFIIKETITKSGSGTQSWALTWRSDLEYLQVGGYIGGKNYLASGSFGLFQSINDLAPFIGWAGKYYYGGDFQTTFANWQAGLSNIRWFPILNTKPILAMKNVSNETMTAYLYFLVRKK from the coding sequence ATGAAATTAAATGATCCTACAGTATCTGGTTCAGCAGGGGACGGAACATTTATAGATAAAGATGATAGAAACGGAATAACAGGTACTTTAATAAAACCTAAAGTTTTTAATCAGCTTATTTATGAAACTAATGCTTTAATAAAAGAAGGCGGTTTGATACCAAGCAATAAAGATTTAACACAGATTTATACTGCTATAAGAAATTTATATACTAATGCAGATAATGAATTAAAAAATTATTTAGATAACAAAATAAGTATAGAAAGCAGTAAAATTACTGAAGAGATAAAAGAAAGAAAAGAAGCAGACAGCAATTTACAAAATCAGATAAATACTTCTAATTTAAAAATTAGTCAGGAAATAACAGATAGAAAAAATGCAGACAGTAATTTGCAAAGTCTTATAAATACAGCTAATTCAAAAATCACTCAGGAAATAACTAACAGAAAAAATGCAATAAGTAATGTTGAAAATCAAATAAGGAATATTAATATGATTATAGATGAAACATCATCTTTTATAATAAAAGAAACAATTACAAAGTCAGGTTCAGGTACACAATCTTGGGCATTAACTTGGAGAAGCGATTTAGAATATTTGCAGGTTGGAGGATATATAGGAGGAAAAAATTATTTAGCTTCAGGTTCATTCGGACTTTTTCAAAGTATAAATGATTTAGCTCCTTTTATAGGCTGGGCTGGAAAATATTATTACGGAGGCGATTTTCAAACTACTTTTGCAAATTGGCAGGCTGGACTTTCTAATATTAGATGGTTTCCAATTCTTAATACAAA